The Hymenobacter oligotrophus genome segment CCCCACTGCGATGCGGCTGGCGCGTAGGCCCGCAGCAACATGCAAACCAACAAAGCCAACCAGCTCAGAACCGCGAGGGGCAATGCAACCGGAATAAGCTTTTCGCGGAAAGCAACCATGCAAGTGAGGAGAGAAGAAAATCAAGTTGCCGGGCGATGCAAAGCCACCGCCAAACGGACGCCCAAGATACGAACGCCTTGCAAAACCCGGACAGTTGTTGCGCCGGCCAGGCCCAACAAGAAGCAGCCGCCGCCCTAGGTGGGCGGCGGCTGCCGCAGGGTATCAACCGCGAAACTACCTAGGAGGTTGTTAGCGCGAGCTGTAGTTGGGCGCTTCGCGGGTAATCTGCACGTCGTGGGGGTGCGACTCGCGCAGGCCCGCGCCGGTAATGCGCACCAGTTGGGCTTGCTGCAGCGTGGGCACATCGGCGGCGCCCACGTAGCCCATGCCGGCGCGCAGGCCGCCCACCAGTTGGTACAGCACTTCGGCCACACCGCCCTTAAACGGCACGCGGCCCACAATGCCCTCGGGCACGAGCTTTTTTACGTCGTCTTCGGCGTCCTGGAAGTAGCGGTCCTTCGAGCCTTCTTCCATGGCCTCTACCGAGCCCATGCCGCGGTAGGTTTTAAACTTGCGGCCTTCGTAGATGATGACCTCGCCGGGCGCTTCCTCGGTGCCGGCCAGCATCGAGCCAATCATGATAGAGGAGGCGCCGCCGGCCAGTGCTTTCACCGCATCGCCCGAAAACTTGATGCCGCCGTCGGCAATAACCGGTACGTCGGTGCCTTCGAGGCCGCGGACGGCTTCCATTACGGCCGAAAGCTGCGGCACGCCAATGCCGGCAATAATGCGCGTAGTGCAGATCGAGCCGGGGCCTACGCCCACTTTCACGGCATCGGCGCCGGCATCGGCCAGGGCTCGTGCGCCGGCGGCGGTGGCCACGTTGCCGGCAATCAGCTCGAGGTTTGGGAATTGCTCTTTCACGCGGCGCACCATATCCAGCACGCCTTTGGAGTGGCCGTGGGCCGTGTCGATGCTGATTACGTCGACGCCGGCGTCAACCAAGGCTTTCACGCGCTCCAGTGTATCGGGCGTTACGCCCACGGCGGCACCTACGCGCAGGCGGCCAAACTCGTCTTTGCAGGAGCGGGGGCGCGAGCGGCGCTTCCGGATGTCGCGGTAGGTGATGAGGCCCTGCAGACGCCCGTCGGCATCAACCACGGGTAGCTTCTCCACGCGGTTGTTCTGCAAAATGGTTTCGGCCTGTGTCAGGTCGGTGCCCACGGGGGTGGTAATGAGGCGCTCAGCCGGCGTCATGACGGCGGTTACCGAGCGCGTAAAATCCTTCTCGAAGCGCATATCGCGCGAGGTAAGGATGCCGCGCAAGCGCCGGTCGCCGTCGACAATTGGGATGCCACCAATCTTGTTGTCGCGCATCAGCTTTTGCGCATCGGCCAAGGTAGCCTGCTCGCTGAGCGTGAGCGGATCGAGCACCATGCCGCTTTCGGAGCGCTTTACGCGGCGCACCAGCTCGGCCTGCGCCCGAATGCTCATGTTTTTGTGCACGATGCCAATGCCGCCCTCCTGCGCCATGGCAATGGCCAAGTCGGCTTCGGTAACGGTGTCCATGGCGGCCGAGATGAACGGGATGTTCAGCTGAATGCGGCGGGTGAGGCGGGTACGGGTGTCGGCGTCGCGGGGCAATACCTCCGAGTAGGCAGGTAGCAGCAGTACGTCGTCGTAGGTCAGCGCCTCGAAGGCAATCTTGGCGGCAGGTTCGGCGGCCATAGCAAAAGGCTGGTTACGTGGTTGACTCCTTTTGCCAAGCAAAGCTACGGCGAATTCCGGATTCTCAAGCTTGCGCAACCCGGCTTCGCCAAAAGCTACTCCGAGGCGCCGCCCACGGCCGGGGCGGGCACGGGGGCGGGTGTGCCGGGGCGCAAATCGAGATTGAACACTACCGAGAGCTGCAGCGTGTGGTTGTGCTCGAACACGCGCCCGCTGCTTTGCTGCACCAATTGATTGAGGTAGCCACCCTCGATGGTAAGCAACTTGCTGGCCTGGTAGCCAACTCCGCCGTAGAGGCGGTTTTGGTCGAAGATGTTGTTGCGCACGTTGTTGCCGAACCCGATGAACAGTTCGTCGGAGGCCACCAAGTAGGGCATGCCAGGCTCCAGCCGGCGGCCCAGCAAGGGCAACAGCAGCCGGAGCTGGTAGCGGGCCCGGTTGGAGTAGGTGTAGTCCGAATCGTTGGGGCGCCGAATCCAGCGCTGCTCGAGGCGGTAGCGGTGCTGCGTTTGCACGCGGCCGTCGGTGTCGCGCAGCACTACTTGCTGGTAAAGGCGGTTTTCAGGCGAGCGGCCGGCGGCCGGAAAGTTGCCGTACGGAAAAGACTTTTGGTAAGCGTAGCCCGCGCTGAGCACCAGGTTTTTGGTTACGTGGTAATCGAGGGCAGCGCGCACGAGGTTTTGCTGCGGGTTGCGGCCAAAGCTGGCCCGCCGCACTTGCGCTTCAGTAGCCACGCCCCATCGCTCCGAAAGCCGCACGCTGCCGTTGTACACCAGCCACAAGTGCCGGTTGTTGTCGGCCACGCGGCCTTCGGGCGCCTGCGCCAGGGCGGGGTGCAATCCTACGCAACCAAGTAGCAAGCCGGCCAGCAAATTGGCGGCACAAAAACGAGTAAACACGGGTGGGCGGGGTGGTATGTTAAGAGAAGGTTATCAAATATCGTTTTATGTTACGGGAATGTTACGCCCTGCTGTGTTAAGTTTTTGCCGCCCCCCGGGCCAACGTGGTGGAGCGCAGCAGTCGGCGGGCTGCCATCGAGGTGGGGGTTGGGCTAGCCGAATTGCTGTTCAGCAGAAAAAAGTGTTTCTGCGTATGTAGCGAGCCGACCCACTTCTCCTAGCTTGCACTTGTGGAAAACTCCGAAAATGACATCGTGGTCAGCTCCTGGGAAGAGCTGCAGCACACCTTGTTTCGCGACACCTGGGATGGCCGCATCGGGCGGTTTCGGTCGCCGTTTGTGTACCGCGGGGTGCGCTCCACCAACTACAACCTCAGCACCAGCTTGCAGCGCCTAGGTGGCAACTACCACGAGCTGGAGCACCACCTGCTGCGCAACTTCCGCAAGTATGCCCACGATACCACCATTCCCGATAAGGCCTCGGTATGGGATTGGTTGGCCGTGGCACAGCACCACGGTTTGCCTACGCGCCTGCTCGACTGGACGTACTCGCCCTACGTGGCGCTGCACTTCGCCACCGACGACCTCGACTCGTACCACGAAGACGGAGTGATTTGGGGGCTGAACTACGTAAAGGCGGCCGAGTACATGCCTGCCCCGCTGCGCGAGGCGCTGTGGGCCGAGGGCTCCAACGTGTTCACGCCCGATTTGCTGGAGCCCGTGTGCCGCAACCTGCGCGAGCTGGCCGACATGCAGCCCGAAGAGCCCTTTTTGCTTTTTCTGGAGCCGCCTTCGCTCGACGCGCGCATTGTGCATCAGTACGCCTTGTTCGCCCTGATGTCGACGCCGCAAGCCTGCCTCGACAATTGGCTGGAGCACCACCCCGAACTGTGCTACAGGATTATTTTGCCGGCACGATTGAAGTGGGAAACCCGCGACAAGCTCGACCAAGCCAACATTACCGAACGCGTGCTTTTTCCGGGCCTAGGTGGCCTGAGTCGCTGGCTGCACCGGCATTACAGCCCCGCCGTTAGCCACGACCCGCGCACCAAAAAGCTGCCTGGCTACTAAGCTGCGCCAAGCAACTACTGCCCGTTGCTTTGCTCGAAGCGCTTTTTGGTGAGCTTGGTGGGCACAGCCGTAAGCGGGTCGTCGGGCCAGGGGTGCTTGGGGTAGCGGCCGCGCAGGTCTTTGCGCACCTCGAAGTAGCCCGACTGCCAGAAGCTGCGCAAATCGCGGGTAACCTGCACGGGGCGTTGGGCCGGCGAGAGCAGGTGCATGGTAAGCGGCACGCGTCCGTTGGCAATGCGCGGCGTATCGAGCAGGCCAAACACTTCTTGCAGCTTCACGGCTAGCACGGGCGCCGCTGGCTCGCTATAGTCGATGCGCACGTGCGAGCCGCTGGGGACCTCGAGGTGCGAAGGCGCCAGTCGATCGAGCTCTTGGCGCTGCGCCCAACCGTTGGGCAAGCGTTGGAGCAGCAGCTCTGCCACGTCGAGGCGGGCTACCTCACCTAGGCTGCGCAAACCAGCCAAATGCGGAGCCAGCCACTCGGCGGCGTCGGCCAGTAAGGCTTCGTCCGATACATCGGGCCACTCCTCAGGGAAGTGCAAGTGCAAAAAGGTCAGCCGCTCGCGCAGTTGCTGGGCTGCTTCCGTCCAGTTCAGGTTGCGTAGGTCGGCTGCCTTTAGTGCTTCGAACAACGCTGCGGCAATTGCCTCTGCATCGGGGTTGGGCTGGTTGGCTTCGCTGAGCACCAAGGCACCTAGGCGGCGCAAGCGGCGCGCTACCACGCGGCCGGTGGTGGCATCAAAGCGCACCTCGCTCTGCTCCTCAATTTGCTCGGCAAACAGCTCTTCCACTTCGGTCCGGCTTAGCGGGGCAGCCATGGCGGCGCGCGGCGCGGCGGCGGTGCCATCGAGGTAAGCGGCAGCGAAGAAGGTGTCGTCGGCAGCGAAAAACTCACTTGGCAAAGCCACGCGTTGGCCTGTAACCAGCCGCAGCCGCTCGCCGCCTTCGCGCTGACCCAGGCGGTCGGGGTAGGCGAGGGCAGCCAACAGGCCTGCGGTGTCGGGCTCGAGGTCGGCGGCTTTTACGCCGGCCCGGTTGCGCAAGGCCTGCGCGGCTTCGCGCACGCGGCGCACACCGCCGGCATCGGCTACGAGGCCGGGCAGCGGGGCACGGCCGGTTTGTAAGGCTTCGAGGCGTAGGCGCAAGTCGGGCGGGGCGGGTTGGCCATCGGTGGCGCGCAGCACGTCGCGTTCGGCCAGCAGGGCCGCCAGGGCACATGCCGTAGGGCCGTGGCCCAGCTCGCGGCCGCGCACTACCAGGTGCCCCAAGCGCGGCGGCAAACCTAGGCGGGCCAACTCGCGCCCGTGGGCGGTGGGCTGCCCCGCGGGGGTAAGGGCACCTAGGCGCACCAGCAACTCGCGGGCTTGCGCTAGGGCGGGGGCAGGCGGTACATCGAGCCATTGCAGGGCCGTTGCATCGGTGGCGCCCCACAAGGCCAGCTCAAGCGTAAGGCTGCTGAGGTCGGCCGTGAGAATTTCGGGTGCCAGATGCGCCGGCAGCTGGTCGTGGTCGGTTTCCGTCCAGAGGCGGTAGCAGATGCCGGGACCCAGGCGCCCGGCGCGGCCGCGGCGCTGGTCGGAGGCGGCCTGACTTACGGGCACGGTTTCGAGCGTGGTGAGGCCCGTACGCGGAATAAACCGGGGTACGCGCGCATAACCAGCATCAACCACTACGCGCACCCCCTCAATGGTGAGGCTGGTTTCGGCAATGCTGGTAGCCAGCACCACTTTGCGGCGGCCCACGGGCGCGGGGCGCAGAGCGGCGTCCTGCTTATCGAGCGGCAGCTCGCCGTGCAGCACGTGCAAGTCTACCTCGGCCGGCAAGGCCGGCTCCAGCCGTTCGCTTACACGGCGTTGGTCGGCGAGGCCCGGCAAGAACACCAGCACGTCGCCCTCGTGCTCGGCCAAGGCCTGGCGCACGGTGGCAGGTGTAAGCTCGGCCATGCGCTCGGCGGGGCGGTTGGGCAACCCGGCGGCGCGGCGCGGGCTTAGGTAGTGTGTGGCCACGGGGTGCATGCGGCCTTCGCTGCTAACCACGGGCGCCTGCAACCACGTGCCGAGTCGGGCCGCATCGAGCGTAGCCGACATCACGAGCAGGCGCAAATCGGGGCGCAAAACGCTTTGGGCGTCGAGCGTAAGCGCCAGCCCTAGGTCGGCCTGTAGGCTGCGCTCGTGAAATTCGTCGAAGAGCACGGCAGCAATGCCTTCCAGCGCCGGGTCGTCTTGCACCAAGCGCGTCAGAATGCCCTCGGTTACAACCTCAATGCGCGTTTGGGCCGATACTTTGTTTTCGAGGCGCACGCGGTATCCCACGGTTTGGCCCACCGGCTCGCCCAGCAGCTGCGCCATGCGCGTTGCGGCTGCCCGGGCGGCTAAGCGCCGTGGCTCCAGCATCAGAATCTTTCCCTCCTGCCGCCAATCAGCCTCCAGCAAAGCCAGCGGTACCAAGGTAGTTTTGCCGGCGCCGGGTGGCGCTTGCAATACTACGCGGTTGTGGGCTTGCAGCGCAGCCGTAAGCTCGGGCAGCGCCGCCTGAATGGGCAAATTGGGGAGGAGCACTGGGGTACGGGAGAAGGGTAAACTGTAGCGCTGAGTGGCACTCGGCGCGGCCGCCGCAGGTGGCCATGCGGGGCTGCGCGGTTACGGGCTCATGGGGCGCGGTCGGTGGTGCTGATTAGGCCATATACGGTGCGTTGCCGCACTGGCGCGTGCCGCGCCAGCGCCGAGTGGCACTCAGCGCTACACGTTTAATACACCGGTACCGACGGATCGACCCGGAGCGACCACGCGTGAATGCCGCCGCGCAGGTTGAGCAAATTGGTGAGCCCGTGGCGGTGCTGCAGGTAGGCCAGGGCTTGCATGGAGCGCACGCCGTGGTGGCAAATCAGCACCACTGGCTCGTCGGCTTCAATCTCGTCGGCGCGGCGGGCTAAATCGCCCAGCGGAATAAGCGTGCTGCCCTCGATGCGGCAGTAGGCGTACTCCTCGGGTTGGCGCACATCTACCAAGTGCAGGGTTTCGCCGGCGGCCATTCGGTCGCGCAGCTGTTCGGGCGTGAGTTCGGGTAACGACATGGTAATAATTGCGGCCGTGGGCACCGAAACCCCTGGCTGCTTGTACAAAAGTAGCCTACACTACGTAGTTTTGGCCTCTGCCCGGCTGTGGGCACCTGTTAATCGGTTTCATCTGCTCGGTTTATTGCTCCTAGGTTTTGTCGTGGTTTGAACTCTGGACGGCCGTAGCTGGCACCAACCCCATCGAGTGGGTGGCCTTTGCCACGGGCCTTGCCTGCGTGGCGCTGGCAGCAATTGGTACCATCTGGAACTTCCCGGTAGCTATTGTTAGCTGCGCGTTCTACGTAGTGGTGTTTCATCGGGCGCAGCTGTACTCCGACCGCAACCTGCAGTTCGTGTTCATTGCCATGAGCCTGTACGGGTGGTACGAATGGCTGCGCGGCGGCAAAAACCACTCGGCCTTGGTAGTTACCCATACGCCTTTGGGCGAGTGGCCGTGGCTAGCACTGGCTGCGGCAGCCTACACCGGCGGCTTCGGGTACTACTTGCACCAGCACACCGATGCCTCGTTTCCGTACCTCGACAGCTTTACCACGGCCATTAGCTTGGTTGCGCAATACTTGCTTACGCGCAAGCGCCTCGAAAACTGGCTGCTCTGGATTGGGGTTGACCTGATATACGTGCCGATGTACTGGGCCAAAAGCCTGCATGCTACCAGCGGCCTTTACGTGCTGTACCTAGGGCTGGCCGCCTACGGCTACTGGGAGTGGCGCCGCCTCATGCGCCAAGCCTCGCTTGCCGAACTGCAACCCGCTAACCCTGCCACCCGCTAATGCTTCGCGTCGCGCTAACCGGACCCGAATCGACGGGCAAAACTACCCTTAGCCAAAAGCTAGCCGAGCATTACCACACCGCGTGGGTTCCCGAGTACGCCCGCGAGTACCTCGAAACGCGGCAGCTGGGCCTAGGCTATACACTAACTGACCTCGAGGAAATTGCCCGCGGCCAACTTGCCGCCGAGGATGCGGCCGTGGCTGCCGCCGAGCGCTGCCGCCGCCCCGTGGTGTTTTGCGATACCGAGCTGCTCGTGATAAAAGTGTGGGCCGAGCACGCCTTCGGCCACTGCCCCGATTGGATTCTGGAGGAAATCGAGCACCGCAGCTACGACCTCATTCTGTTACTGGGCATCGATTTGCCTTGGGAGCCCGACCCCTTGCGCGAGCACCCGCACCTGCGCCAGTATTTCTACGATCTGTACCGCAGCGAGCTGACGGAGCGCCTCTCCAACTTTGCCGAAATCGGCGGCACCTTCGAGCGCCGCGTCGATCAATCGTGTTTCTTGATTGACGAGCTGTTGCGCAGCCACGGGTACGTACCCGCTGCGCAAGCTCCCACCGACGACCTTTAACCTAACCTGCCCGCTATGAACGCCTACTTCCTCGAAAACAGCCGCTGCCGCGTCACAATCAACGAGCACGGCGCCGAGCTCAGCAGCTTTGTGCGCCACGACCTAGGCGGGCTGGAGTACGTGTGGCAGGCCGATGCCGCCGTGTGGGCCCGCCACGCGCCGGTGCTGTTTCCGATAGTGGGCCGCTTGCCCGAGGACACTTATTACCACCTAGGGCAAGCCTATAAACTGCCGCAGCACGGTTTCGCCCGCGACCGTGTTTTCGCGCTAGTGGAGCAGTCGGCTACGGCCGTACGCCTGCGCCTCCTCGACGACGAGCAGAGCCGCCAGCAATACCCTTTTGCTTTTGAGTTGACCATCGGCTACCGCCTGCACGAAACTACCCTGCACGTGAGCTGGGAGGTGCGCAACCCCGCCACCACCGAGGAGTTGCTGTTCAGCATTGGCGCGCACCCAGCCTTCCGCTGCCCGTTGCAACCCGATGGCGGCGAGGCGTTCGAGGATTACGTTTTTCGCTTCGATCATGCGGTGCAGCTCGAGCGGCATTTGCTGCAAGGCGGCCTGCTGAACGGCGAAACCGAAACCGTGCTCGACAGCGGCACCGAGTTGCCGCTTACCTACGAGCTGTTCAGCCAAGATGCGCTGGTGCTCAAGCACTACGATTTCACGCGCGTGGCCCTGGCCAGCCGCCGCTCCGAGCGCGCCGTGCAGATGCAGTTCGATGGCTTTCCGTACCTAGGGCTCTGGACCAAGGCCCCCGGCGCGCCGTTTGTGTGCATCGAGCCGTGGCACGGCATTGCCAGCTCAGTAGGTTCGCCTACCGAGCTGCGCGACAAAGAAGGCATCCTCACGCTGGCCCCGGGCGCGGTATTCAAGGCCAGCTACACCATCGAGGTGCAGTAGCATGGCGGCCGATATCCGCCGCATTAGCGCTGCCGATACCTATCCGCTGCGGCACCTAGTGCTCTGGCCCGATAAGCCGCTGGCCTACGTGCACGTGCCCGACGATGCCGCGGGGCATCATTTCGGCGCTTACTACGATGGCAAGCTGGTAAGCGTAGTGTCGTTGTTTGTGCAGGGCCCGGAGGCGCGCTTCCGCAAGTTTGCTACCCACCCCGATTGGCAGCGGCAGGGCATGGGCTCGGCGTTGCTGCGACACCTTATGGCCGAGGCAGCGCGCCTAGGTGCCAGCGAGCTGTGGTGCGATGCCCGGCAAGAGGCAACCGGGTTCTACCAAAAGTTTGGGTTTGTAACCGAGGGCAGCACGTTCAGCAAGGGCACAGTAGCCTACGTGCGCATGCGCTGCGCGCTGCCGCCGCCTGTGGCCTAGGTGCTCCCCTAGAGCAACACCGGCTTGTGGGGCCGCACGGGGCGGTGCGGGCGCCGGTTGTAGTCGGGCTCCCAATCGTTGATGGGCCGCGAAATGCCGGGCGGCAAGTCGAGGTCGGGTAGGCCGTCGTCGAGCGGTTCGCCGCCCTCGTCGTCGTTGTCGGCCGAAGGCGGGCGGGTAGCGGTGCGGCGCGGCATCACCATAAAATAGGCCAACAGGGTGAGGACCACGAGCGTGTATACGAGGCTGATCATGGCGGTATTCGGGCTGGTTGTGGGCGGGCCGTTGCAGGCCTGTTGCAGAAGAAGGTAACGGCACAAAGCCCGGCGTGGTTTTGCTCGGGCACAGCTTTTTTCAGCGGCGCGGGGCCAGGAGTAATACACTTAACTGTAAGCGGTTAAGTCGGGTTTTTGCTTGTTTAATCGAACCCGCTCAGCACGGCCCCGCAAGCCCAAAAAACTTGCCTCGGCGGGCACCGCTAGCCGCGGGCTGCCACGCGGCTAGCGGTGCCCGCGCACCTAGGGCGCCAGCCTTGCTGGCGGTGTGCTTGGCCGTTGCATTGCGTTGCTAGCGGCAAGCTTTTACCTTTGCCCCGCGTTTAGGGGTGCCAGGCCGTTGCGAGCTTGGCTGAGATGATACCCATTGAACCTGATCCGGCTAATACCGGCGAAGGGAACAAACGGTCCGCGAACGGTAACACCATGGCTCCGACCCCTGGGGCTTGGTCTCGTTCCACTTTTTCTTACCACTTACCTTGTTTACGTCTCGGATTTGGCCGGGGGCAGCGCTGCTAGCGTGGCTGCCCGTTGGCATGGCATGGGCGCAGGCGCCCGTGTCGGGCACCCTCACCGATGCCCGCAACGGGCAGGCGCTGTCCGGTGCCACTGTTTTGCTCGACGGTACCGCCCTAGGTACCACCGATGCCAATGGCAACTTTAGCCTACCAGCCGTAGGCGCTGGGGTGCACGAGCTGCGCATCACCTTTGTGGGCTACCAGCCGCTGGTGCGTCGTATTGCCGGCCAGCCCACCCCGCAGCAGCTCAGCGCCGCGCTGCAACCCGAAGCGGTGCTTACCGGCGAGGCCGTGGTAACGGCCACCCGCGCCAACGAGCGCACGGCCACTGCTTACACCAACGTAAGCCGGCAGGAGCTGCAGCAGCGCAATTTTGGGCAGGACATACCGTACCTGCTTGACCAAACGCCCTCGGTGGTGGTTACCTCCGATGCCGGCGCCGGCGTGGGCTACACCGATATCCGCATCCGGGGCACCAGCAACACGGGCATTAACATGACCATCAACGGCGTGCCGCTGAACGACCCGGAGTCGCACGGCTCGTTCTTGGTGAATCTGCCCGATCTGGCTTCGTCGATCAGCTCGTTGCAGGTGCAGCGCGGCGTGGGCACCAGCCAGAACGGCAGCGCGGCTTTCGGGGCCAGCATCAACATCAGCACCCTTGATAACCGCCGCGAAGCCTACGCCGAAACGCAGAACAGCTTCGGCTCTTTTAATACCTGGAAAAACAACGTGCAGTTCGGCACGGGGCTGATTGCGGGCAAGTTCACCTTCGACGGACGCCTCTCGCGCATCGCCACCGACGGTTACATGAACCGCGCCACGTCGGACCTGAAGTCGTACTATTTCGCGGCCGGGTATCAGCAGAAAAACACCCTGCTGAAGTTCATTACCTTCTCGGGTCGTGAGAAAACCTACCAGGCTTGGAACGGCGTACCCGAGCCCGCTCTTACCGGCGACCGGGCGCTTTTGCAAACCTACCTCGACAACGGCGAGCTATCGGAGGCCGATGCGGCCCGCGTGGTGCAGGAAGGCCGCCGCTACAGCTACTACACCTACGACAACCAAACCGACAATTACCAGCAGAACCACTACCAGCTGCACCTCTCGCAAGGGCTGGGGCCTGATTGGAACCTAGGGGCCGCCCTGCACCTGACCCGCGGCTTTGGCTATTACGAAAGCTACCGCACGGGCCGGCGCCTTTCGGCGTACAACCTGCCCAACGTGGTGCTCGGCGACACCACCATCCGGCGCACCAACCTAATCGACCAAAAGTGGCTCGATAACTACTTCTACGGCGGCACGTTCGCGCTCAACTACCAGCCCGCCGACAACGACCGGCTGCAGGCTACCGTGGGCGGCGGTTGGAACCACTTCGACAACGACCACTACGGCGAGGTGATTTGGGCGCAGTTTGCCTCCACGGGCAACATGCGCCACCGGTATTACTTCAACACCGCCGATAAAACCGATTACAACGCCTACGCCCGCGCTACCTGGCAGCTATTGCCGCGCCTAGGTGTGTACGGCGACGTGCAGGTGCGCCACATCGATTACCGCATCAGGGGCGTGGAGGACGACCAGAACGACGTGACCACCCAAGCCCGCTACACGTTCTTCAACCCCAAAGCCGGCGCCACCTTCAACCTCGGCGAAGGTCAGCAGCTGTACGCCAGCTACGCCGTGGGCCAGCGCGAGCCCGTACGCTCCGACTTTACCGACCGCCCCGCCGGCGACACCAGCGCCAAGCCCGAGCGCCTCGGCGACCTGGAGGCCGGCTACCGCGTGTCGTTGCCCAATACCGATTGGCTGGGCCGCAACACGGCCGTGCGCTTCGAGGCCAACTACTTTTACATGAACTACTGCAACCAGCTGGTAGCCACCGGCCAGCTGAACGACGTGGGCACGCCCTTGCGCACCAACGTGGCCAGCAGCTACCGCACCGGCGTGGAGCTAACGGGCTTTGCCTCCCTCAACAACAAGCTCAGCCTGAGCAGCACGCTTACGCTAAGCCGCAACCGCATCCGCAACTTTCAGGAGGTGAGCTACGATGCCGACTTTAACCGGGTAGTAGGGGAGCGGCGTACCTCCACCATTTCGTACTCGCCGGCGGCCGTGTCGGCCCACATCCTGGAGGGGCAGCCGCTGCCGGGCTTGCGCGTGGCGCTGCTCTACAAAACCGTGAGCCGCCAGTACCTCGACAACTCTGAAAACCGCCGCCGCAGCCTCGATGCATACCAGGTAATGGATTTGCGCGTGCGCTACAGCATTCGGCCCACGTTTGCGAAGGAAATCGAGCTGGGCCTGCTGGTCAGCAACCTGCTGAACCGCCGCTACGAGGCCAATGGCTACACCTACACGTACGTAGGCGCCAGCGGCCGCCCCGAAACCTTTAACTGGTACTTCCCGCAGGCCACGCGCAATTTTCTGGCTTCGGTGGGCGTCAAGTTCTAACCACCCTTTTCTGAGCTACGAAAACGAACAACCCGGCGTGGCGAGTAGCCGCGCCGGGTTTTTTGCCGATTCCCGGAACGGTAGGCCCGATAAGGCCTGTTTGGCCCTGCTGAATACGCCGTTGCCTTTTCCAACGCATAGGGATTAACTATATTTGTAGCTCCCGCTTTCTATCGTGCTGTTTTTCACCGCCATATTGCCTCGCCTTCGCTTTAGCCTGCTAGCGGCCACGTTGCTGCTGGTTGTGGGGCTGAACAACCAGGCCGTGGCCAC includes the following:
- a CDS encoding TonB-dependent receptor produces the protein MAWAQAPVSGTLTDARNGQALSGATVLLDGTALGTTDANGNFSLPAVGAGVHELRITFVGYQPLVRRIAGQPTPQQLSAALQPEAVLTGEAVVTATRANERTATAYTNVSRQELQQRNFGQDIPYLLDQTPSVVVTSDAGAGVGYTDIRIRGTSNTGINMTINGVPLNDPESHGSFLVNLPDLASSISSLQVQRGVGTSQNGSAAFGASINISTLDNRREAYAETQNSFGSFNTWKNNVQFGTGLIAGKFTFDGRLSRIATDGYMNRATSDLKSYYFAAGYQQKNTLLKFITFSGREKTYQAWNGVPEPALTGDRALLQTYLDNGELSEADAARVVQEGRRYSYYTYDNQTDNYQQNHYQLHLSQGLGPDWNLGAALHLTRGFGYYESYRTGRRLSAYNLPNVVLGDTTIRRTNLIDQKWLDNYFYGGTFALNYQPADNDRLQATVGGGWNHFDNDHYGEVIWAQFASTGNMRHRYYFNTADKTDYNAYARATWQLLPRLGVYGDVQVRHIDYRIRGVEDDQNDVTTQARYTFFNPKAGATFNLGEGQQLYASYAVGQREPVRSDFTDRPAGDTSAKPERLGDLEAGYRVSLPNTDWLGRNTAVRFEANYFYMNYCNQLVATGQLNDVGTPLRTNVASSYRTGVELTGFASLNNKLSLSSTLTLSRNRIRNFQEVSYDADFNRVVGERRTSTISYSPAAVSAHILEGQPLPGLRVALLYKTVSRQYLDNSENRRRSLDAYQVMDLRVRYSIRPTFAKEIELGLLVSNLLNRRYEANGYTYTYVGASGRPETFNWYFPQATRNFLASVGVKF
- a CDS encoding aldose 1-epimerase family protein, translated to MNAYFLENSRCRVTINEHGAELSSFVRHDLGGLEYVWQADAAVWARHAPVLFPIVGRLPEDTYYHLGQAYKLPQHGFARDRVFALVEQSATAVRLRLLDDEQSRQQYPFAFELTIGYRLHETTLHVSWEVRNPATTEELLFSIGAHPAFRCPLQPDGGEAFEDYVFRFDHAVQLERHLLQGGLLNGETETVLDSGTELPLTYELFSQDALVLKHYDFTRVALASRRSERAVQMQFDGFPYLGLWTKAPGAPFVCIEPWHGIASSVGSPTELRDKEGILTLAPGAVFKASYTIEVQ
- a CDS encoding GNAT family N-acetyltransferase, producing MAADIRRISAADTYPLRHLVLWPDKPLAYVHVPDDAAGHHFGAYYDGKLVSVVSLFVQGPEARFRKFATHPDWQRQGMGSALLRHLMAEAARLGASELWCDARQEATGFYQKFGFVTEGSTFSKGTVAYVRMRCALPPPVA